A part of Amycolatopsis lurida genomic DNA contains:
- a CDS encoding PadR family transcriptional regulator, whose amino-acid sequence MADGNPQLTPAAFQTLLALAKGRAHGYAIMGFVDEVSGGTAQLGPGTLYRTLARLVADGLVEEAPDASEDQPHDSRRRYYRLTRAGRDVAAREAEFLSRLVAVAGQAGLLKRAESA is encoded by the coding sequence ATGGCCGACGGCAACCCGCAGCTCACCCCCGCGGCGTTCCAGACCCTGCTGGCGCTCGCGAAAGGCCGCGCGCACGGCTACGCGATCATGGGTTTCGTCGACGAGGTGAGCGGAGGTACCGCCCAGCTCGGTCCCGGCACGCTGTACCGGACGCTCGCCCGGCTCGTCGCCGACGGCCTGGTCGAAGAGGCCCCGGACGCGAGCGAGGACCAGCCGCACGACTCGCGCCGCCGGTACTACCGGCTGACCCGCGCCGGCCGGGACGTCGCCGCCCGCGAGGCGGAGTTCCTGAGCAGGCTCGTCGCCGTGGCCGGTCAGGCCGGGCTACTGAAGCGGGCGGAGTCGGCGTGA
- a CDS encoding helix-turn-helix domain-containing protein, which yields MVSVRSVVDRVGPTLLHALQVPEESPAVGDVVIAEPGNTLAAGDLVLGVAITETPDAAELVRLSAAKGAAAVLLKPPLAAKPSVKRAAKSADIALIEVRSATSWAQLVWLLRTVLDALADESDALEDGGGPGSGDLFRLADAVASVVDAPVTIEDTNSRVLAYSARQDLTDSARVSTIMGRRIPDDVLARFRSRGVFRELSRGRQTIFVPAQRDGTLPRLIVPIRMGGELLGSMWAVVAGPVSDERAAAFADAAPVVALHLLRRRAHTDSQRRVSAELLRAVLEGKASPRKAIAELDLSEEPHRVVVVEVAGGDGRDDEGLRLALLERISQGVGRRPVATELGGVLYAVVPDGDGWDELRAALEALPSSRKGGTPRAAAGSACEIGELATSRLQADEALGLLRAKLVPGRVVVFDEAWTALSLHRGATAASTARVAELGPLGLLRAHDEAHESGYVDTLYQWLRHPGDPRAAAKELRIHPNTLRYRMRRLLDLVPLDLDDPDVRLALITQLVSLRWS from the coding sequence ATGGTTTCCGTGCGCAGTGTCGTCGACCGGGTGGGGCCGACGCTGTTGCACGCCCTCCAGGTCCCCGAAGAGTCCCCGGCCGTCGGCGACGTCGTCATCGCCGAACCCGGCAACACCCTCGCCGCGGGGGATCTCGTCCTCGGTGTCGCGATCACCGAAACGCCGGACGCCGCGGAACTCGTCCGGCTCAGCGCGGCCAAAGGCGCCGCCGCCGTCCTGCTGAAACCACCGCTCGCGGCGAAACCCTCGGTGAAACGGGCGGCGAAATCGGCGGACATCGCGTTGATAGAGGTGCGCTCGGCGACTTCGTGGGCGCAGCTCGTCTGGCTGCTCAGAACGGTCCTCGACGCGCTGGCCGACGAGTCGGACGCGCTGGAGGACGGCGGCGGCCCCGGTTCCGGCGACCTGTTCCGGCTCGCGGACGCCGTCGCCTCGGTGGTCGACGCGCCCGTGACCATCGAGGACACCAACTCGCGGGTGCTCGCCTACTCGGCCCGGCAGGACCTGACCGACTCGGCGCGCGTGTCCACGATCATGGGCCGCCGCATCCCCGACGACGTGCTCGCGCGGTTCCGGTCGCGAGGGGTGTTCCGCGAGCTTTCCCGCGGGCGGCAGACGATCTTCGTGCCCGCGCAGCGCGACGGCACCCTGCCCCGGCTCATCGTGCCGATCCGGATGGGCGGCGAGCTGCTGGGATCCATGTGGGCGGTCGTCGCGGGCCCGGTCTCCGACGAACGCGCGGCCGCCTTCGCCGACGCGGCGCCCGTCGTCGCCCTGCACCTGCTGCGCCGCCGCGCGCACACCGATTCGCAACGCCGGGTCTCGGCCGAACTCCTGCGCGCCGTGCTGGAGGGGAAGGCCAGCCCGCGCAAGGCGATCGCGGAACTCGACCTCTCCGAGGAGCCGCACCGCGTCGTGGTCGTCGAAGTCGCCGGCGGTGACGGCCGTGACGACGAGGGCCTGCGGCTCGCCCTCCTCGAACGGATCTCGCAGGGTGTCGGCAGGCGGCCGGTGGCCACCGAACTCGGGGGCGTGCTCTACGCGGTCGTCCCGGACGGCGACGGCTGGGACGAACTCCGGGCCGCGCTCGAAGCCCTGCCGTCGTCGAGGAAGGGCGGGACACCGCGGGCGGCCGCCGGGTCGGCCTGCGAAATCGGCGAACTCGCGACGTCACGGCTTCAGGCCGACGAGGCGCTTGGCCTGCTTCGCGCGAAGCTCGTGCCTGGTCGCGTCGTGGTCTTCGACGAGGCCTGGACCGCTCTTTCGCTGCACCGCGGGGCGACGGCGGCCAGTACCGCGAGGGTCGCGGAGCTCGGCCCGCTCGGCTTGCTGCGCGCGCACGACGAAGCCCACGAGAGCGGCTACGTCGACACGCTCTATCAATGGTTGCGGCATCCCGGAGACCCGCGCGCGGCCGCGAAGGAACTCCGGATCCATCCCAATACCTTGCGATACCGGATGCGGCGGCTGCTCGACCTCGTCCCGCTGGATCTCGACGATCCCGATGTCCGGCTGGCGCTGATCACGCAACTCGTTTCCCTGCGCTGGAGTTGA
- a CDS encoding SGNH/GDSL hydrolase family protein — MAVPARIKALSFTRLGAALGVAVLATFGLAGTAQAATDYVALGDSYSSGVGAGSYGNSGDCMRSANAYPQLWANAHAGTTFKFVACSGARTGDVLNQIANVTSSTTLVTVSVGGNDAGFADVMTTCTTGSDQTCVNRVNTAKTYVNNTLPGLLDNVYGKIKAKAPGAKLVVLGYPRFYTVPGSCSVGLSDTKRTAINSGSDTLASVLSARASAHGAKFVDVRGAFTGHNICSSASDYLHSLTWPIVNSYHPTVAGQRGGYYAPLVSAIG; from the coding sequence ATGGCCGTCCCTGCTCGGATCAAAGCTCTTTCCTTCACTCGTTTAGGTGCGGCACTGGGGGTCGCTGTCCTCGCCACCTTCGGTCTCGCGGGCACCGCCCAAGCGGCGACCGACTACGTGGCGCTCGGCGACTCGTACTCGTCCGGCGTCGGTGCCGGCAGCTACGGGAACTCGGGCGACTGCATGCGCAGTGCCAACGCCTATCCCCAGCTGTGGGCCAACGCCCACGCCGGGACCACCTTCAAGTTCGTCGCGTGCTCGGGGGCGCGCACCGGCGACGTTCTCAACCAGATCGCGAACGTCACCTCCAGCACCACGCTGGTGACGGTCTCGGTCGGCGGCAACGACGCCGGGTTCGCCGACGTCATGACCACCTGCACCACCGGTAGCGACCAGACCTGCGTCAATCGAGTCAACACCGCGAAGACCTACGTGAACAACACGCTTCCGGGGTTGCTGGACAACGTCTACGGCAAGATCAAGGCGAAGGCGCCCGGCGCGAAGCTGGTCGTTCTCGGTTATCCGCGCTTCTACACGGTGCCGGGTTCGTGCTCGGTCGGGCTGAGCGACACCAAGCGCACCGCGATCAACTCGGGCTCCGACACGCTGGCGTCGGTGCTCTCGGCCCGTGCGTCCGCGCACGGCGCGAAGTTCGTCGACGTGCGGGGTGCCTTCACCGGGCACAACATCTGCTCGTCGGCCAGTGACTATCTGCACAGCCTCACCTGGCCGATCGTGAACTCGTACCACCCGACGGTCGCCGGTCAGCGGGGCGGCTACTACGCCCCGCTGGTCTCCGCGATCGGCTGA
- a CDS encoding pyridoxamine 5'-phosphate oxidase family protein encodes MFDVDEFLAGPLTARVAAAGPTVRPAWYLWEKQAFWILTGPWARLAGLVRESPSIAVTVDVCDVGTGLVRQVLARGEAEVLPFDVPRGRRLLSRYLGQDERKWDPRFRSYLRDDPEVKGTVWVRMVPKRFVAEDLGYRV; translated from the coding sequence ATGTTCGACGTCGACGAATTCCTCGCCGGTCCGCTCACGGCCAGGGTCGCCGCGGCGGGCCCGACCGTGCGCCCGGCCTGGTACCTCTGGGAGAAACAGGCCTTCTGGATCCTCACCGGACCGTGGGCGCGGCTGGCCGGCCTCGTCCGCGAGTCGCCGTCGATCGCGGTGACCGTCGACGTGTGCGACGTCGGCACCGGCCTGGTCCGGCAGGTGCTCGCGCGCGGGGAAGCGGAGGTGCTGCCGTTCGACGTTCCCCGTGGACGGCGGCTGTTGAGCCGGTATCTCGGTCAGGACGAACGCAAATGGGATCCGCGTTTTCGTTCTTACCTGCGCGATGATCCCGAGGTGAAAGGGACCGTGTGGGTCCGGATGGTGCCGAAGCGATTCGTCGCCGAAGACCTCGGGTATCGGGTATGA
- a CDS encoding zinc-binding dehydrogenase has translation MRAVWLKEFGGPEVLVAGEAPDPVPAAGQALIEVAFANITFVETQFRAGGGGPFRAEPPMIPGNGVGGVISAVGDGVDLGLVGKRVVTSTGGSGAYAERVAVAADGVFEVPDGLALDAAVAILADGRTATALVTAARIRPGERVLVEAAAGGVGGLIVQLARAAGAEVVGAAGGAAKTEHVREHGADLAVDYREPDWAAKAGEVDVVFDGVGGEIGQASFGLLRPGGRMLIYGLSSGSWTEVSEEDAAARGVTVIRGLGGPAEMRAFTESALAEAAAGRLEPVIGQRFPLERAADAHAVMQSRGAIGKTVLEI, from the coding sequence ATGAGAGCCGTGTGGTTGAAAGAGTTCGGCGGGCCCGAAGTGCTCGTCGCGGGCGAGGCCCCGGATCCGGTCCCCGCCGCGGGGCAGGCCCTGATCGAGGTGGCGTTCGCCAACATCACGTTCGTCGAGACGCAGTTCCGTGCCGGCGGAGGCGGGCCGTTCCGCGCCGAACCGCCGATGATCCCCGGCAACGGCGTCGGCGGCGTGATCAGCGCGGTCGGGGACGGGGTCGACCTCGGGCTGGTCGGCAAACGCGTCGTGACCTCGACCGGCGGTTCCGGGGCGTACGCGGAACGGGTCGCGGTCGCCGCCGACGGTGTCTTCGAGGTGCCGGACGGCCTGGCCCTCGACGCCGCGGTGGCGATCCTCGCCGACGGCCGCACGGCGACCGCGCTGGTGACCGCCGCGCGTATCCGGCCCGGCGAGCGCGTGCTGGTGGAGGCCGCGGCGGGCGGCGTCGGCGGGCTGATCGTCCAGCTCGCCAGGGCCGCCGGCGCCGAGGTCGTCGGCGCGGCGGGTGGCGCGGCGAAGACCGAGCACGTCCGGGAGCACGGCGCGGACCTGGCGGTCGACTACCGCGAACCGGACTGGGCGGCGAAGGCGGGAGAGGTCGACGTCGTATTCGACGGGGTCGGCGGCGAGATCGGCCAGGCGTCGTTCGGGTTGCTGAGGCCGGGCGGCCGGATGCTGATCTACGGGCTGTCGAGTGGCTCGTGGACGGAGGTGTCCGAAGAGGACGCCGCCGCGCGCGGGGTCACGGTGATCCGGGGGCTCGGCGGGCCGGCCGAGATGCGGGCGTTCACCGAGTCGGCGCTCGCCGAAGCCGCCGCCGGACGGCTGGAACCCGTGATCGGCCAACGGTTCCCGCTCGAACGGGCCGCCGACGCGCACGCGGTCATGCAGTCGCGCGGCGCGATCGGCAAGACGGTGCTCGAGATCTGA
- a CDS encoding TetR/AcrR family transcriptional regulator, which produces MPANPTPLVNGEKANRREQIMAAAAELFAHHGFHGVGIDDIGAAVGISGPALYRHFRSKDAILGEMLNSISRYLLDGGTARASQRDEPGEVLEALVNFHVDFALAHPALITVQERNLANLTDSDRKQVRALQRQYVEVWVRAISDAVPGIGERQARSAAHAVFGLINSTPYNRHLGDSELAEMLCRLALGALHAAK; this is translated from the coding sequence ATGCCGGCGAACCCCACCCCACTCGTGAACGGCGAGAAGGCGAACAGGCGTGAACAGATCATGGCCGCCGCCGCCGAGCTCTTCGCCCACCACGGTTTCCACGGCGTCGGCATCGACGACATCGGCGCGGCCGTCGGCATCTCCGGCCCGGCGCTGTACCGGCATTTCCGCAGCAAGGACGCCATCCTCGGCGAAATGTTGAACTCCATCAGCCGCTATCTGCTCGACGGCGGGACGGCGAGGGCGAGCCAGCGGGACGAGCCGGGCGAGGTTCTCGAAGCACTGGTGAATTTTCACGTGGACTTCGCGCTCGCGCATCCCGCGTTGATCACCGTCCAGGAGCGCAACCTCGCCAATCTCACCGACAGTGACCGCAAGCAGGTCCGCGCCCTGCAGCGGCAGTACGTCGAGGTCTGGGTGCGCGCGATCAGCGACGCCGTCCCCGGGATCGGCGAACGCCAGGCGCGATCGGCGGCGCACGCGGTCTTCGGGTTGATCAACTCGACGCCGTACAACCGCCATCTCGGTGACAGCGAACTGGCCGAAATGCTCTGCCGCCTCGCGCTGGGTGCACTGCACGCCGCCAAGTGA
- a CDS encoding VOC family protein → MAIQGVHKIVVGVRDQDRAKRFWSEVVGFDITTDVPYDDEGNRWVEVTSADGATSLVLSTAPEDLKRFEVRDELPTGNFFFYADDVEKTYEELSAKGVDFPARPEKQPWGWWAMFTDSEGNRFALQEKNPTS, encoded by the coding sequence ATGGCGATTCAGGGTGTGCACAAGATCGTCGTCGGGGTGCGGGACCAGGACCGGGCGAAGCGGTTCTGGTCCGAAGTCGTCGGGTTCGACATCACCACCGACGTGCCGTATGACGACGAAGGGAACCGGTGGGTCGAGGTCACTTCGGCCGATGGTGCGACGTCACTCGTTCTGAGTACCGCGCCGGAGGACCTCAAGCGGTTCGAGGTGCGTGATGAACTTCCGACGGGCAATTTCTTCTTCTACGCCGACGACGTCGAAAAGACGTACGAGGAGCTTTCGGCGAAGGGTGTCGACTTCCCCGCCCGGCCGGAGAAGCAGCCGTGGGGCTGGTGGGCGATGTTCACCGACTCGGAGGGCAACAGGTTCGCTCTTCAGGAAAAGAATCCCACCTCCTGA
- the ald gene encoding alanine dehydrogenase, which yields MRIAVPREIKKHEYRVALTPAGVHELTGRGHDVFVETGAGLGSSITDEEYVAAGAKILATAEETWSEGELVLKVKEPIAEEYPRLRADQVLFTYLHIAADRPLTDALLAAGTTAIAYETVQTPNRALPLLAPMSEVAGRLAPQVGAFSLMKPSGGRGVLPGGIPGVHPARVVVIGGGVAGLNAARVALGLGSDVEILDTNVDRLRQIDNDFGGRIRTVTSNALSVEQSVLEADMVIGAVLVPGAKAPKLVSNELVSRMRPGSVLVDIAIDQGGCFADSRPTTHDEPTYKVHESVFYCVANMPGAVPRTSTYGLTNVTLPYAVQLAEHGWQKALQADASLAKGLNTHAGALTNAPVAAAHGLAATDLADVLA from the coding sequence GTGCGTATCGCCGTCCCCCGTGAGATCAAGAAGCACGAATACCGGGTGGCGCTCACCCCGGCGGGCGTGCACGAACTGACCGGGCGCGGCCACGACGTCTTCGTCGAGACCGGCGCCGGCCTCGGCTCCTCCATCACCGACGAGGAGTACGTCGCCGCGGGCGCGAAGATCCTCGCGACGGCTGAGGAGACCTGGTCCGAGGGCGAACTCGTGCTCAAGGTCAAGGAGCCGATCGCCGAGGAGTACCCGCGGCTGCGCGCCGACCAGGTGCTGTTCACCTACCTGCACATCGCCGCGGACCGTCCGCTGACCGACGCGCTGCTGGCCGCGGGCACCACCGCGATCGCCTACGAGACCGTGCAGACCCCGAACCGCGCGCTGCCGCTGCTCGCGCCGATGTCCGAGGTCGCCGGACGGCTGGCGCCGCAGGTGGGCGCGTTCTCGCTGATGAAGCCGAGCGGCGGCCGCGGTGTGCTGCCCGGCGGCATCCCCGGCGTGCACCCGGCGCGCGTGGTCGTCATCGGCGGCGGTGTCGCCGGCCTCAACGCGGCGCGGGTCGCGCTCGGCCTCGGCTCGGACGTCGAGATCCTCGACACCAACGTCGACCGGCTCCGTCAGATCGACAACGACTTCGGCGGCCGCATCCGCACGGTGACCTCGAACGCGCTGTCGGTGGAGCAGTCCGTGCTGGAGGCCGACATGGTCATCGGCGCGGTGCTCGTGCCCGGCGCGAAGGCGCCGAAGCTGGTTTCGAACGAACTCGTTTCGCGGATGCGCCCGGGCAGTGTGCTGGTGGACATCGCGATCGACCAGGGCGGTTGCTTCGCCGACTCGCGGCCGACCACGCACGACGAGCCGACCTACAAGGTGCACGAGTCGGTGTTCTACTGCGTCGCGAACATGCCGGGCGCGGTGCCCCGGACGTCGACCTACGGGCTGACCAACGTGACGCTGCCGTACGCCGTCCAGCTGGCGGAGCACGGCTGGCAGAAGGCGCTGCAGGCTGACGCTTCGCTGGCGAAGGGCCTCAACACGCACGCGGGCGCCCTGACCAACGCGCCGGTCGCGGCCGCGCACGGCCTGGCCGCCACCGACCTGGCCGACGTCCTGGCCTGA
- a CDS encoding VOC family protein: MSRALGLTPHLFVKDVDASLSFYAKAFGAVELFRNVLPNGVVLFVELAVGDARLLVSQEIPQLDALAPSTLGGTPMLLTLETDDPDDLVRRAVFAGARVEAPVEEMFFGERYGRIADPDGHRWALTTKRERFTPEDIEARTPREV; the protein is encoded by the coding sequence GTGAGCCGGGCGCTCGGCTTGACGCCACATCTGTTCGTCAAAGACGTCGACGCGTCGCTTTCCTTCTACGCCAAGGCGTTCGGCGCCGTGGAGCTGTTCCGCAACGTGCTGCCGAACGGTGTCGTGCTGTTCGTGGAACTCGCCGTCGGCGACGCGCGGCTGCTGGTGAGCCAGGAGATCCCGCAGCTGGACGCCCTCGCGCCGTCGACCCTCGGCGGCACGCCGATGCTCCTGACCTTGGAGACCGACGACCCCGACGACCTCGTACGGCGCGCGGTGTTCGCGGGCGCGCGGGTGGAGGCGCCGGTCGAGGAGATGTTCTTCGGCGAGCGCTACGGCCGGATCGCCGACCCCGACGGCCACCGATGGGCGCTGACGACCAAACGGGAGCGGTTCACGCCGGAAGACATCGAGGCGCGGACGCCACGCGAGGTCTGA
- the metX gene encoding homoserine O-acetyltransferase MetX has translation MTGAWREGEPPGRRRFAGGVQALETGGTLPFTLAYETWGTLNPSASNAILVEHALTGDSHAVGPAEEGHVSPGWWDGLIGPGKAIDTDAFFVVVPNVLGGCQGSTGPSSRHPDGRAWGSRFPAVTVRDQVGAEAVLADALGIGRWAAVVGGSMGGMRALEWAVSEPDRVAALLVLASTAQASADQIAWAAPQLHAIRADPGWHGGDYYDVPGGGPDAGLGIARRIAHATYRSEAELAQRFGRRHQDGEDPLRGGRFAVESYLDHHAGKLSRRFDAGSYVVLTESMNTHDIGRGRGGVAKALGRITARTVAAGVDSDRLYPLYQSQAIADGIDGAEFAVISSPYGHDSFLIETEQIARLVKLLLG, from the coding sequence GTGACCGGTGCGTGGCGAGAGGGAGAGCCGCCTGGGCGTCGCCGCTTCGCCGGCGGCGTCCAGGCGCTCGAAACCGGTGGGACGCTGCCGTTCACGCTCGCGTACGAGACGTGGGGAACGCTGAATCCCAGCGCCTCCAACGCGATCCTCGTCGAGCACGCGCTGACCGGGGACAGTCACGCCGTCGGCCCCGCGGAGGAAGGTCACGTCAGCCCCGGCTGGTGGGACGGGCTGATCGGGCCGGGCAAGGCGATCGACACCGACGCGTTCTTCGTGGTGGTCCCGAACGTACTCGGCGGCTGCCAGGGCTCGACCGGCCCGTCTTCACGGCATCCGGACGGAAGAGCTTGGGGTAGCAGGTTTCCCGCCGTGACCGTACGCGACCAGGTGGGCGCCGAAGCCGTTCTCGCCGACGCGCTGGGTATCGGCCGGTGGGCGGCGGTGGTCGGTGGGTCCATGGGCGGGATGCGCGCGCTGGAATGGGCGGTGAGCGAACCGGACCGGGTCGCGGCACTGCTCGTGCTCGCGTCGACGGCGCAGGCGTCGGCCGACCAGATCGCCTGGGCCGCGCCGCAACTGCACGCCATCCGCGCCGATCCGGGCTGGCACGGTGGCGACTACTACGACGTCCCCGGTGGCGGCCCGGACGCCGGTCTCGGCATCGCGCGCCGTATCGCGCACGCGACCTATCGCAGCGAAGCCGAACTGGCACAACGCTTCGGGCGTCGCCACCAAGACGGTGAAGACCCCCTGCGCGGCGGGCGGTTCGCCGTCGAGTCCTATTTGGACCATCACGCCGGGAAGCTGTCCCGCCGGTTCGACGCCGGCAGCTACGTGGTGCTCACCGAATCGATGAACACGCACGACATCGGCCGCGGGCGAGGCGGGGTCGCGAAAGCGCTCGGCCGGATCACCGCGCGCACCGTCGCGGCCGGGGTGGACAGCGACCGGCTGTACCCGCTGTACCAGTCGCAGGCCATCGCGGACGGGATCGACGGGGCGGAGTTCGCCGTCATCAGCTCACCGTACGGGCACGACTCGTTCCTGATCGAGACCGAGCAGATCGCGCGGCTGGTGAAGCTACTGCTGGGGTAG
- a CDS encoding bifunctional o-acetylhomoserine/o-acetylserine sulfhydrylase has protein sequence MSADGWSFETKQIHAGAAPDTATGARATPIYQTTSYVFRDSQHGADLFSLAEPGNIYTRINNPTQDVLEQRLAALEGGVAALAFASGSAATTAAILNLANAGDHFVSSPSLYGGTYNLFHYTLPKLGIEVSFVEDQDDIEQWKAAVRPNTKLFFAETLANPGSNVLDIRAVADAAHESGVPLVVDNTVPTPYLVRPIEHGADIVVHSATKYLGGHGTTVAGVLVDGGTFDFGKDPARFPGFTEADPSYHGLKYWEALGPGAFAAKARVQILRDTGAAIAPLNSFLILQGIETLSLRLERHVSNAQALAEWLEQRDEVEKVYYAGLPSSPYHEAAKKYLPKGAGAVLSFDLRGGVEAGRAFVDGTELHSQLVNIGDVRSLIVHPASTTHSQLTPEEQASSGVTPGLVRLAVGLEGIEDLKADLEAGFRAAKAAL, from the coding sequence ATGAGCGCGGACGGATGGTCGTTCGAGACCAAGCAGATCCACGCGGGTGCGGCGCCGGACACCGCCACCGGCGCGCGGGCGACCCCGATCTACCAGACGACCTCGTACGTGTTCCGCGACAGCCAGCACGGCGCCGACCTCTTCAGCCTCGCCGAGCCCGGCAACATCTACACGCGGATCAACAATCCCACGCAGGACGTGCTGGAGCAGCGGCTCGCCGCGCTCGAAGGCGGCGTCGCGGCGCTGGCGTTCGCCTCCGGGAGCGCGGCGACGACGGCGGCCATCCTCAACCTCGCGAACGCCGGTGACCATTTCGTCTCCAGTCCTTCGCTGTACGGCGGCACCTACAACCTCTTCCACTACACACTGCCGAAGCTCGGCATCGAGGTCTCGTTCGTCGAGGACCAGGACGACATCGAGCAGTGGAAGGCGGCCGTCCGGCCCAACACCAAACTGTTCTTCGCCGAGACGCTGGCCAACCCGGGCAGCAACGTCCTCGACATCCGCGCGGTCGCCGACGCCGCGCACGAGTCCGGTGTCCCGCTGGTCGTGGACAACACCGTGCCGACCCCGTACCTCGTGCGCCCGATCGAGCACGGCGCCGACATCGTCGTCCACTCGGCGACCAAATACCTCGGCGGGCACGGCACCACGGTCGCCGGGGTGCTGGTCGACGGCGGCACCTTCGACTTCGGCAAGGACCCGGCGCGGTTCCCCGGGTTCACCGAGGCCGACCCGAGCTACCACGGCCTCAAGTACTGGGAGGCCCTCGGCCCGGGCGCGTTCGCCGCCAAGGCCCGCGTCCAGATCCTGCGCGACACCGGCGCCGCGATCGCGCCGTTGAACAGTTTCTTGATCCTGCAAGGTATCGAGACGCTTTCGCTGCGTCTGGAGCGGCACGTGTCCAACGCGCAGGCGCTGGCCGAATGGCTGGAACAGCGTGATGAGGTCGAGAAGGTGTATTACGCCGGGCTGCCGTCGAGCCCGTACCACGAGGCCGCGAAGAAGTATCTGCCGAAGGGGGCCGGCGCGGTGCTGTCGTTCGACCTGCGCGGCGGCGTCGAAGCCGGACGGGCCTTTGTGGACGGTACGGAACTGCACAGCCAGCTGGTCAACATCGGCGACGTGCGCAGCCTGATCGTGCACCCGGCCTCGACGACGCACAGCCAGCTCACGCCGGAGGAGCAGGCTTCCAGCGGTGTCACGCCGGGTCTCGTGCGCCTCGCCGTCGGGTTGGAAGGGATCGAGGACCTCAAGGCCGATCTCGAGGCCGGATTCCGGGCGGCCAAGGCCGCTCTGTGA